AGCAGCCACCAGCCGGCGGCGTGAATCAGGAGTGGCATCCCCCACGGTGGCGAACCGGCACCGGTAATGCAGTACCGGATCCACGCACACCGTTACCGGTCGACGCCGCAACGCCACCGAAAACGACTACTCCCGCGTGCACCACGTTCTCGACACGAAAATGCGCCTCCTCCCCCTCCACGCCTCTTTCGGAAGTATCAAAACGGCCGCATTCTAGCATGAAAGAACCGTTCGCCCCACTCACTCATTGGGAGATCCGATGCGGATTGAAACATTCGTCGCGGCTGCAGCAGTCGGCGTGATGACGGCTGGTAGCGCGCACGCACAGCCTGCGACCGGCACCGTCGCGGGCAAGGTGACGGAGGTCGGCGGTGGTGCCGTCGTAGGTGCCAGCGTGTTCATCACGGGAACGCAATCGGGATCACTGACCCGAGGCGATGGTGGCTACCGCATCGCACTTCGGCCGGGCCGCTACGAGATTCGCGTACGGCTGGTCGGGTACGGCCTGGCGCGCGACTCCGTCACCGTGACTGCAGGCGGCACCGTGACGAAGGACTTTCGGCTCGAGAAATCAGCTACGACGTTGGGGGCGGTGGCGGTCCTCGGTTCGCGCACGCAAGAACGTACCGTGCTCGACGCGCCGGCCCCGATCGACGTGCTCAGTGCGACCGAGTTGCGGGCCACCGGCCGTGTAGAGACCGCACAGATGATTCAGATGATCGCCCCGTCGTTCAACTTTCCACGCGCCACCGTTGGCGACGGTACGGACCACGTACGACCAGCAACGCTGCGCGGACTCGGCGCCGATCAGGTACTGGTGCTGATCAACGGCAAGCGTCGGCACACGAGTGCGCTCGTCAACGTGAACGGCTTCGTGGGACGTGGTCAGGCTGCCGTCGATCTCAACGCGATTCCGGCGGGCATGATCGATCGGATCGAAATTCTCCGTGACGGCGCCGCGGCCCAGTACGGATCGGACGCCATCGCCGGCGTGATCAACATCATTCTCAAGGGCAATGCGCCGACGGAGTTCACGGCGTCGGTGGGCCAGACGAACACCACGCTCGAGGGCAACCCAGCGCTTCCCAGCAGCATTCAAAACTTCAAGAAGACGCTGAACGACGGCAAAGTCTTCCAAGCGAATGGCACCTGGAGCACGGATTTTGGCGGCGCGGGATTCCTCGCGCTAGGCGCGGAGTATCGTGACCGAGGCCCCACCAATCGCTCCTTGCCGGATACGAGGCAGCAATATTTCACCGGCGATTCGAAGAATGCAAATGCCGCGGCCATCAATCATCGCCAGGGCGATGCGGACACGCGTGACGCCACGGCATTCATGAATTACGGACGGACCCTGTCCAACGGCGCGCAGGTCTACTCCTTCGCCGGCATCGGCCGCCGCGATGGTGAGGCGGCAGGCTTTTGGCGCCGCGCGCAGGACGACCGCACGGTTCGCGCGATCTATCCCGACGGCTTTCTGCCGTTGATCACGTCGACCATCTGGGATTACTCCGGCACGCTCGGCGTGAAGGGCGACGTGGGCAAATGGAAGTACGACGTGAGCTCGGTGGCCGGTCGCAACACGTTCGCCTTCGACATCGCCAATTCTGCCAACGTTACGCTGGGTGCGGCGAGCCCGCGCGAGTTTTACGCCGGTACGTTGGGCTTTACCCAGAGCACGACGAACGCCGACTTCTCACGAGAACTGAACATCGGCCTTCGGAAGCCGCTCCAACTCGCCACGGGCGCCGAGGTGCGCTACGAGCGCTACGACATTACGGAGGGCAACCCGGATTCGTATCGCGACGGCGGCGTGCGGATCCTCGACGGCCCGAATGTCGGCCGCCAAGGCGCGGTCGGCTCCCAGGTGTTCCCCGGCTTTCGTCCCACGGATGCAGGCGCGCACTCGCGCAGCAACGTCGGCGCCTATCTCGAAGCCTCGAACGAAATAACCGATCGGTGGCTGCTGAGCGTCGCGGCGCGCGCCGAGAACTATTCCGACTTCGGCAGCACCGCCACTGGCAAGGTGGCCACGCGCATCTCGTTGCTCGATCAAGTCAAGCTTCGCGGAGCCGTGAGCACCGGTTTCCGTGCGCCGTCGCTGCACCAGCAGTGGTTCTCCTCTACCGCGACGAACTTCATCAACGGGCAGCCGTTTGACGTGCGAACGCTCCCCGTGACCGATCCGATTGCCCGTGCCCTCGGGGCCGAAGATCTCAAGCCGGAAAACTCCGTGAACTGGAGCGGTGGCTTCGCGATCGAGCCCTCCAAAAACTTCTCGTTCACGGCTGACTACTACAACATCTTCATCAGCGACCGCATCGTCTTCTCGGAGAATTTCACCGGAGCGCAGGTCTCGGCGCTGCTCGCCTCGAAGGGACTCGCCGGTGTCTCAGGCGGCCGCTACTTCACCAACGCCATCAACACCCGGACGCAGGGCGCGGACTTCGTGGCGAACTACGGCGTGACACTGGGCACGCTTGGCTTCGTGCGCCTGACCGGTGCGTACAACACGACCGAGAACCGCGTCACCTACGTGAAGCCCACGCCGACGGCCCTGTCGTCGCAGTCCGAAGCGTTGTTCGGTCGGGTTGAACGCGGGCGCATCGAAGTCGGACAGCCGCGATCGAACGTGATGGTGTCGGCGAACCTCTCACGCCGG
This region of Gemmatimonas groenlandica genomic DNA includes:
- a CDS encoding TonB-dependent receptor, with the translated sequence MRIETFVAAAAVGVMTAGSAHAQPATGTVAGKVTEVGGGAVVGASVFITGTQSGSLTRGDGGYRIALRPGRYEIRVRLVGYGLARDSVTVTAGGTVTKDFRLEKSATTLGAVAVLGSRTQERTVLDAPAPIDVLSATELRATGRVETAQMIQMIAPSFNFPRATVGDGTDHVRPATLRGLGADQVLVLINGKRRHTSALVNVNGFVGRGQAAVDLNAIPAGMIDRIEILRDGAAAQYGSDAIAGVINIILKGNAPTEFTASVGQTNTTLEGNPALPSSIQNFKKTLNDGKVFQANGTWSTDFGGAGFLALGAEYRDRGPTNRSLPDTRQQYFTGDSKNANAAAINHRQGDADTRDATAFMNYGRTLSNGAQVYSFAGIGRRDGEAAGFWRRAQDDRTVRAIYPDGFLPLITSTIWDYSGTLGVKGDVGKWKYDVSSVAGRNTFAFDIANSANVTLGAASPREFYAGTLGFTQSTTNADFSRELNIGLRKPLQLATGAEVRYERYDITEGNPDSYRDGGVRILDGPNVGRQGAVGSQVFPGFRPTDAGAHSRSNVGAYLEASNEITDRWLLSVAARAENYSDFGSTATGKVATRISLLDQVKLRGAVSTGFRAPSLHQQWFSSTATNFINGQPFDVRTLPVTDPIARALGAEDLKPENSVNWSGGFAIEPSKNFSFTADYYNIFISDRIVFSENFTGAQVSALLASKGLAGVSGGRYFTNAINTRTQGADFVANYGVTLGTLGFVRLTGAYNTTENRVTYVKPTPTALSSQSEALFGRVERGRIEVGQPRSNVMVSANLSRRALDLTLRAQRFGEVVSRGTATNGTLDNVYGAKVITDASIAYTFPRQLRLTIGADNLLDVYPGYNSALTNNGGIFPYSGGSPFGFNGRYLYARLNITR